The stretch of DNA GTGCGCGCCGCCAACCCGGACGTGCCGGTCATCATCATCACCGCCCACGGCACCGTGGACTCGGCGGTGGACGCCATCAAGGCGGGCGCCTTCGACTACATCACCAAGCCCTTCGACCAGGCGGAGCTGTCCGCCGTCGTCGCCAAGGCGGCCAAGACGAACGAGAGCGCCCGCCGCTCCGTCCGCCCGGACCTCAAGGCGCGCGCCGCCATCATCGGCGAGTCGCCGCAGATGCAGGAGGTCTACAAGATCATCGACAAGGTGGCGGACACGCCGTCCACGGTGCTCGTCACCGGCGAGAGCGGCACGGGCAAGGAGCTCATCGCCACCGCGCTGCACGGCGCCTCCAGCCGCCGCGACAAGCCGTTCATCAAGATCAACTGCGCGGCCATCCCCGCCACGCTGCTGGAGAGCGAGCTGTTCGGCTACGAGCGTGGCGCGTTCACCGGCGCCGTCACGTCCAAGCCCGGCCGCTTCGAGCTGGCCGACGGCGGCACGCTGTTCCTGGACGAAATCGGTGAGATTCCCGTCGAGATGCAGGTGAAGCTCCTGCGCGCGCTCCAGGAGGGCGAATTCGAGCGCGTGGGCGGCATCAAGACGACCCGTGTGGACGTGCGGCTGGTGGCCGCCACCAACCGGGAGCTGCAGACGGAGATCGACGCGGGCCGCTTCCGCAAGGACCTGTTCTACCGGCTGGCCGTCGTCCCGCTGACGCTGCCGCCCCTGCGCGAGCGCCGCAGCGACATCCCCATGCTCGCCCGGCACTTCGTGGAGAAGTACAACCGGCGGCTCAACAAGAAGATCGAAGGCATCGCCGACGACGCGCTCACCCTGCTCCAGGCCTACCCGTGGCCCGGCAACATCCGCGAGCTGGAGAACCAGATCGAGCGCGTGCTCATCTTCGCGGACGGCCCCCTCATCACCGCCAAGGATCTGCCGGACGCCATCCGCCAGGGAGCAGGCGTCCAGCCGGGCGCCGTGCCGTCCACCCCGTCGCCGACCATGGAGGTCCCCGTCGGCGAGGTGGGCCTCAAGGACATCGTCCGGATGAAGGCCGCGGAGCTGGAGCGCGACCTCATCGTCAAGAAGCTGGAGGAGACGGGTGGCAACGTCACCCGGGCCGCCCGGCTCCTGCAGATCAGCCGCAAGTCGCTGCAGACCAAGATGAAGGAATTCGGCCTGCGCGACACCACGCCCGACGGGCAGGAAGACGGCCCCGAGGATTGACCCTCGGAGGGCGGAATTCCTTTTCTCGGGCGTCGGTTTCGCGCCCGCCCACCCTTTCCAACTCCTGGGAGCTTGTATGCGGCCGAACCTTCCCACCCTCGGCGAACCCCCGAAGCGCAGCCCCATCGGGCCCGTGGTCGCCGTGTCACTCATCCTCGGTGGAGCCGCCGGGGGTGTGTGGTGGTGGAAGCAGCGGCTCGCCGGCGCCACCCAGGACACCACCGCCCAGGCCCCCGTCACCGCCACGGACCCGGGTGTCGCGGACGCGGGCACCCTCGCCGCCCAGGCGGCCCCGGTGGCCCCCTCGGCCCCATCGGACCCGGTGAAGGCCGCGGGCCTGGAGCGCGCGTCGATGCGCATCGAGGGCCCCCTGGAGACCGCGCTCGTCGGCGCGGCCGGGGCGGACGTGGGTCCCGCGCTCGCCCAGGTGGTGACGCGCACCCTCGTGTGGTGGGTGGAGGTGCCCGGGGAGATCCTCCGCGGCGACACGCTCGACGTGCTCTATCAGCGCCGGACCAACGAGGAGCCCCTGGTCCACGCCGTGCGCTTCACCAGCGCCAAGCTGGGCAAGACGCTCAGCGCCTACCGCTTTCAGCCGTCGGGAGAGAGCACCGCCCGCTACTACCTCGCGTCCGGGGACGAGCTGGAGCTGCGCCTGGAGAACTCCCCGCTGGACGACTACGAGCAGGTGACGTCCCTGCTGCGCGACGGCCGGCGTCATAAGGGCGTGGATTTCCGCACCCCGGTGGGGACCCCCGTCAAGGCGCCCTTCTCCGGCGTGGTGAAGCGCAAGAACTGGAACTGGGGCAGCAACGGCAACTGCCTGGAGCTGGTCGAGTCCGGCGGCCGGGGCCGGCGCGCCCTCTTCCTGCACCTGGACGAGGTGTCCAAGGACATCCACGCGGGGACGCGCTTCACCACGGGGCAGGTCATCGCGCGCAGCGGCAACACCGGCCGCTCCTTCGCGCCCCACCTGCACTACCAGCTCATGACCCAGGACGACCGCGTGCTGGACCCCTTCGACCAGCACCGGACCCACCGCCGCGCCCTCGCCAGCCGCTTCAAGACGGCCTTCGACGACGAGGTGCGCCGCCTGGACGGCCTGCTCGGCACCCCGGTGGCGGGGAAGTAAATACGACCCGATTCTTGACACTCCTTCGACGGCGCGGCTAGCTGGAACCCCCCGGGCCTTGCCGGAAGGTCCGGACGTTTCGCCGTCGGAGGTCGGATGCACAGGCTTCGCGCCGTACTCGCCGCGCTGACACTGGGCGCGCCGTTCGCCGCCAGCGCGGCGGACATCACCCGGATCGCCTCGGCTCTCGAGGACGATGATCCGTTCGACCTGTTCATCGACGTCGGGTTCGAACGCACCCAGACTCGCGCGAAGATCATCCGCGAGCAGCTCGCTCCCGCGAACACGCCGGACAATCCGGACGGGTCGCCCGCCAGTCGGGTCGACGCCGCGGAGCTCTGGTACAAGGGGGTGGACGCCCGGCTCAACCTGGCGCTGGCCATCGGCCTGTACCGGGACCTCGAGCTCTCCTTCAAGCTGCCGCTGGTGTTCTCGCAGAACGAGCGCTGGGACTTCACCTCCCAGTCGTCGCGAGAGACGTCCACCATCACCAACAACTGCATCAACCCGGACGGCTCGCTCGTCGCCCCCGGCTGCCTGTCGGACCCGGCCAACCTGGGCGCGCCCCTGTTCGGCGTGCCCCAGGAGAGCTTCCGCGGGGGCCTGGGCAACCTGCACTTCGGCCTGGCCTACGCCTTCTTCAACCAGGAGAAGGACCCGACGAAGCCCATGTGGATCGTCGGCATCGACTACGAGGCGCCCACCGCCAAGCAGCGCGACCCGAGCGTGGACACCACCAATTCGGACGAGCGCGGCAACATCGGCGACCGCGTCCACAAGTACCAGCTCTACACGTCCTTCTCGCGACGCATGGGCGTGGCCGAGCCGTACTTCAAGGCCAGCTACACCATCCCCGTCCGCGGCCCGGGCATCTACTCCAACTGCGACCAGCGCAACGCGGAGCCGCCGAACCTGGGCGCGCCGGGCAACTGCGGCGAAGGGCCGTGGAACCGCAAGGAGACGGGCATCAAGGCCCCGGAGCAGGTGGGCATGCTCGCCGGCGTGGAGCTGGTGCCGTTCGACCGGCCCCAGAAGAACCAGCAGTTCAAGCTCGACCTGCGCGCCATCGGCAACTACGTGGGCTCCGGCCGCTACTACAACGAGCTGAGCGCCGCCCTGCGCAAGCTGCTGACCTCGGAGGACTACTTCCAGGTGGGCGGCATGATTGGCGCCACCGCCAGCGCGGGCGAGTCCTTCAAGATCCGCGCGTCCGGCACGTTCCTCTACAACACGGACCACGCGCTGACGAACGAGGAGATCGGCCAGGACCTCAACGGCGACGGCGAGGTGGACGTGAGCCCTGGTTCGCCGGAGCTCAACCCCACCTTCGACTGGCGCTACGACCTGGGGTCCCGCCGCTTCCGCGCCGTCGGCAGCACGACGTTCCGCTTCGAGCTGGGCGCGTCGTTCAACTTCTAGTCGTCCTCCCGGAGGAGGCCCGTCACCCGGGCCCCTCCGCCCTCCGGCGTGGCCCCGCGGCATGGCGCGGGTCCCGGAGGCCCGCCCTCACCGCCTCAGCGAGAGCCCGAGCCGGTAGACCTCCTGGCCCGCCCAGCCCGCGCGACGGGCGAGCTCGGTGCTCAGGGGCTTGAGCTTCTCCCCCCGCGACAGCCCCTCCTCCAGCGCGCGGCGGAGCTCCTCCTCGGACCAGCGGCGATCCCCGGTGCGCCCCTCGACCAGCACCACCACCTCGCCCCGGGCCTCCTCCCCCGCGTAGCGCGCGGCGAGCTCGGAGAGCGTGCCTCGCGCGAACTCCTCGTGCAGCTTCGTCAGCTCGCGTGCCACGCAGGCGCGACGCTCGCCCCAGGCCTCCTGGAGGTCCGGCAGCGTCTCCGCCAGCCGACGCGGGGATTCGTAGAGCACCAGCGTCGCGGAGAGCATCGCCACCTCCTCCAGCATGGCCCTGCGCTCCGGCCCCTTGCGCGGCAGGAAGCCGAGGAAGTGGAAGCGCCCCGTCGGCAATCCCGACGCGCTCAGCGCCGCGACCAGGGCGGTGGGGCCGGGCACGGGAACGACTGACAGGCCACGCTCCAGGGCCTCCGCCACCAGCTTCTCCCCGGGGTCGCTGATCGCCGGGCTGCCCGCGTCCGTGACGAGCGCGCAGTCCTCTCCCTCCGCGATGCGGTCGAGGATGCGCCCCGCCCGTTGCCCTTCCGCGAAGGCGGGGAGGCTCACCAGGTCCTTTCCCCCGATGCCGAAGTGGTCCAGCAACACCCGCGAGTGCCGCGTGTCCTCGCAGGCGATGAAGCGCGCCGACCGCAGCGTCTCCAGCGCTCGCGAGGTGATGTCTCCCAGGTTCCCGATGGGCGTGGCCACCAGGTACAGCGTTCCAGCCATGCCAGCCCTCACATGCCCGCGTCGAAGGCGCCGGGGATGTGCTCCACGACGGCGCTCGTCCCGCGGCCCACCACCGAAATCACATCGAAGCGCATCATCCGCCCGCGCAGCTCGTGGGCGTAGAGATAGTGCAGCGCCGCCTTCACCACCCGACGCTGTTTGGCGAACGACACCGTGTGCGCCGGATCTCCCCACACCGCCGAGGAGCGCATCCGCACCTCGACGAAGCACACGATGCCCTCCCGCTCCGCCACCACGTCCAGCTCACCGTAGCGACACGGCCAGTTCCGGGCGCGAATCCTCCACCCCCGGGCCTCCAGGAACCGCGCCGCCACCTCCTCCGCCTCCAGCCCCACCGCCCGCCGACCGACCGCCCCCATCCACCCTCCCCCACACGTCCTCCCCCATGGAGGACACCCGACACATCGGGCTACACGTTAACCGTGCCGTCCGACATCTGGGCGAAGCCGGGGTGCGCGGTGACGTGGAGCACCTGCGTCAGGGTGCCCAGGTGCTTGAGCATCCGGGCGATGAGCGGCAGCTTGACCTCGTCGACGCCCACGAAGACGTCCTCGAGGAGGAAGGGGCGCTTGCTCCGGGCGCTGGCCTTCTCCACCACCGTCATGCGCAGCGCCAGGTAGTAGAGGTCCAGGTCCTTCGGAGGCAGCTCTCCCACCGGCACGCGCCGCCCTCCGGCGAGCGCCACCGCCTTGCCCTCCTTGTCCCACTCGATGCCCAGGTAGCGCCGGTCCGTGAGCGCGGTGAGGTACTGGACGCAGCGCTCCTTGAGCAGCCCCTGCACGCTCAGGATGTCCGTGGTGAAGACGTCGGCCGCCTGGGACAGGAGCGCCGGCGAGGGATCCTCCAGGGGCTCCACCGAGGGAGCCCCGTCCGGGCCCGGGGCCGCGGCGGGAGGAGGCGCCTTGGCCAGCGCGATGGACTCCTTCACGCGGGAGAGCTCCCGCTCCACCTCGCGCATGTCGCGCACGTAGGAGCCCTTGCGCGTCAGCTCCAGGTTGAGCGCGTCGAGCTGCTCCTTCAGCGACTGACGCTGCGAGGCCGCGGCCGCGAACTCCGGATCCGACTCGACGGCATGCAGCTGGTCCTGCAGCTCCACGACGCGAGCGCCCAGCAGCTCCTTGCGCTCCAGCGCGCCCGGAATCTCGTCGAGACTCTCCACGCCGAGCGCCTTCTGGGCCATGCGCACCGGCGCGGCCTCCGCCTCGAACTCCTCGTGGATCTTCTTCTCGCGCGCCCCGAAGCGGCCTTCCTTGCTGCCGCGCCGGCTCACCTTCTGGAGGTCGTCCACGTAGCGCAGCGCCATGAAGGCGGAGACGCCGAAGGCCGGGATGTCCAGCAGCGCCAGGTAGCGGAAGGAGTTGTGCACGCCCAGCCCCAGGCCCAGCCCCAGGCCCAGGAAGAGCACCCCCGCGGCGATGCCAATCCAGAAGAACTGGTTGTCCTTCAACGACTCCACGTCGGCGGGAACGGCCGCGGCCTCCGCCTCGCGCTCCGTCTCCAACCGGGCCAGGGCGTCGTCGCGCCTGGCCACGGCCTTGGGATAGCGCTGGACGCGCTGGAGGATGTCTTGCGGCAGCCCGAGCGTCTGCGGCGTCGGCGCCGCCCACCACGCGGCCTCCGCTTCGGCGATGGCCACCTTGAGACCCTCGGTCCCCTTCAGGCGCTGATCCACCTCGAAGATCTGCGAGGACAGCCCATCCACCTGGAACTGGAGCCCGTCCACCTCGCGCGCGTTGACCAGCTCTGCCTCGAGCGCCCGCACCTTGGACTCCGCCGCGGCGATATCCTCCGCGGGCGCCACCGCGGACGCGCTGGCCAGTGACGGGAACTTCCCGGACGTCTTCGGATCCGCCGCCTTCGCCGCGGCCTTGCGCGGCCTGCGCGACGGCAGCTGCCCGACCTGGAGGCAGTAGATCTGCTCGAAGGTGGTGCGCGGCGGCAGGCCCACCTGGCCTCGCAGGTACTGGTTCGTCTCGGAAGCGTCCGTCGACACCAGCTCCGGCTGCTGCGTCGCCGGATTCACGCGGTGGAGCGTCCCGGAGCCGCCCAGCTCCCGCAGCACCCGGTACGTACTCCCATCCGCCCCCTGGAAGGTGATGGCCGCCTTGCCGGACTTCGCGCCCGGCGCGACGAACGAGGCATCCCCTCCGCGCCCATCCGCGTAGAACAGGGCCAGGACGACGCCAGTCAGCGGACTGACCTCGGCGGTGGGTGGCTTGAGGACCAGATACCCGGCCTTCAGCGCGAAGCGGCCCGCGGGAGAGAACCCCCGCACGTTCTGGACGGCGACCTCAGCGAATTGCATGGCCCCTGCATGTTAGCGCGAATGAAAAAAGGAGCGCCCGGTATCGGACGCTCCTTCTCACGACGACCCCGAAGGTCGAAGTGGACCTCAGGCCTTGGCCGGGGCCTTCTCCACTTCCTCGAGCGCGTCCACGCGGGCGGCCTTGCCCTTGAGGTCGCGGAGGTAGAACAGGCGGCTGCGGTTCACCGCGCCACGCGAGAGGACCTCGATCTTCTCGTAGCGGGGGCTGTGCAGCGGGAAGATGCGCTCCACGCCAACGCCGAAGGACATCTTGCGCACGGTGAACGTGGCCCGGTGGCTGCCGGAGGTCTTCCGGATGACGACGCCCTCGAACGCCTGGACGCGCTCCTTCTCGCCCTCCTTCACCTTCCAGTGGACGCGCACGGAGTCACCAGGACGGAACGAGGTGACGTCCTGGCGCAGGTACTTGGCCTCGACGTGCTGAATGGCGCTGTTACGCATTGACGGACTCCAGAAAAACAGGAAGCGGACGCGAAGGACGCGTGAAAGAGCGGGCCGTACTACCAGAGAGAGCGGTGTCGGACAAGCCCGCTGATGACCCGGTTCATGAGAACGCGCAGGGTTACAGGTCTTCCTCTCGCCGCGCCAGCAGTTTCTGGTCGGCGGCGGACAGGCTCAGCCGG from Myxococcus stipitatus encodes:
- a CDS encoding chromosome segregation protein SMC — encoded protein: MQFAEVAVQNVRGFSPAGRFALKAGYLVLKPPTAEVSPLTGVVLALFYADGRGGDASFVAPGAKSGKAAITFQGADGSTYRVLRELGGSGTLHRVNPATQQPELVSTDASETNQYLRGQVGLPPRTTFEQIYCLQVGQLPSRRPRKAAAKAADPKTSGKFPSLASASAVAPAEDIAAAESKVRALEAELVNAREVDGLQFQVDGLSSQIFEVDQRLKGTEGLKVAIAEAEAAWWAAPTPQTLGLPQDILQRVQRYPKAVARRDDALARLETEREAEAAAVPADVESLKDNQFFWIGIAAGVLFLGLGLGLGLGVHNSFRYLALLDIPAFGVSAFMALRYVDDLQKVSRRGSKEGRFGAREKKIHEEFEAEAAPVRMAQKALGVESLDEIPGALERKELLGARVVELQDQLHAVESDPEFAAAASQRQSLKEQLDALNLELTRKGSYVRDMREVERELSRVKESIALAKAPPPAAAPGPDGAPSVEPLEDPSPALLSQAADVFTTDILSVQGLLKERCVQYLTALTDRRYLGIEWDKEGKAVALAGGRRVPVGELPPKDLDLYYLALRMTVVEKASARSKRPFLLEDVFVGVDEVKLPLIARMLKHLGTLTQVLHVTAHPGFAQMSDGTVNV
- a CDS encoding YraN family protein — protein: MGAVGRRAVGLEAEEVAARFLEARGWRIRARNWPCRYGELDVVAEREGIVCFVEVRMRSSAVWGDPAHTVSFAKQRRVVKAALHYLYAHELRGRMMRFDVISVVGRGTSAVVEHIPGAFDAGM
- the rsmI gene encoding 16S rRNA (cytidine(1402)-2'-O)-methyltransferase, which translates into the protein MAGTLYLVATPIGNLGDITSRALETLRSARFIACEDTRHSRVLLDHFGIGGKDLVSLPAFAEGQRAGRILDRIAEGEDCALVTDAGSPAISDPGEKLVAEALERGLSVVPVPGPTALVAALSASGLPTGRFHFLGFLPRKGPERRAMLEEVAMLSATLVLYESPRRLAETLPDLQEAWGERRACVARELTKLHEEFARGTLSELAARYAGEEARGEVVVLVEGRTGDRRWSEEELRRALEEGLSRGEKLKPLSTELARRAGWAGQEVYRLGLSLRR
- the rplS gene encoding 50S ribosomal protein L19; translated protein: MRNSAIQHVEAKYLRQDVTSFRPGDSVRVHWKVKEGEKERVQAFEGVVIRKTSGSHRATFTVRKMSFGVGVERIFPLHSPRYEKIEVLSRGAVNRSRLFYLRDLKGKAARVDALEEVEKAPAKA
- a CDS encoding sigma-54-dependent transcriptional regulator, which produces MAKVLVIDDEVNLRKVLAAMLRRDGFDVTVAENGEQGLAEFHKNGADIVVTDLVMPKVGGMEVLSTVRAANPDVPVIIITAHGTVDSAVDAIKAGAFDYITKPFDQAELSAVVAKAAKTNESARRSVRPDLKARAAIIGESPQMQEVYKIIDKVADTPSTVLVTGESGTGKELIATALHGASSRRDKPFIKINCAAIPATLLESELFGYERGAFTGAVTSKPGRFELADGGTLFLDEIGEIPVEMQVKLLRALQEGEFERVGGIKTTRVDVRLVAATNRELQTEIDAGRFRKDLFYRLAVVPLTLPPLRERRSDIPMLARHFVEKYNRRLNKKIEGIADDALTLLQAYPWPGNIRELENQIERVLIFADGPLITAKDLPDAIRQGAGVQPGAVPSTPSPTMEVPVGEVGLKDIVRMKAAELERDLIVKKLEETGGNVTRAARLLQISRKSLQTKMKEFGLRDTTPDGQEDGPED
- a CDS encoding peptidoglycan DD-metalloendopeptidase family protein, giving the protein MRPNLPTLGEPPKRSPIGPVVAVSLILGGAAGGVWWWKQRLAGATQDTTAQAPVTATDPGVADAGTLAAQAAPVAPSAPSDPVKAAGLERASMRIEGPLETALVGAAGADVGPALAQVVTRTLVWWVEVPGEILRGDTLDVLYQRRTNEEPLVHAVRFTSAKLGKTLSAYRFQPSGESTARYYLASGDELELRLENSPLDDYEQVTSLLRDGRRHKGVDFRTPVGTPVKAPFSGVVKRKNWNWGSNGNCLELVESGGRGRRALFLHLDEVSKDIHAGTRFTTGQVIARSGNTGRSFAPHLHYQLMTQDDRVLDPFDQHRTHRRALASRFKTAFDDEVRRLDGLLGTPVAGK